Proteins encoded together in one Cicer arietinum cultivar CDC Frontier isolate Library 1 chromosome 4, Cicar.CDCFrontier_v2.0, whole genome shotgun sequence window:
- the LOC140919919 gene encoding uncharacterized protein isoform X2 — MSVMLLQCCFSWCNCRVNYDVHCSIKIWQCNTCSTFGTQPRCRLDGYWDSFRWLFWHGNWIHCISQNAGLLGVGESFKYQPGSCFSSPYLLLHPLL; from the exons ATGTCGGTGATGCTTTTGCAATGTTGCTTCTCTTGGTGCAATTGTAGAG TCAACTATGACGTTCATTGCAGCATTAAGATTTGGCAGTGCAACACCTGTTCCACCTTCGGCACTCAGCCGCGGTGTCGGCTGGATG GGTATTGGGACTCTTTTAGATGGCTCTTTTGGCACGGCAACTGGATCCACTGCATCA GTCAAAATGCAGGACTATTGGGAGTCGGAGAGTCATTCAAATATCAGCCGGGTTCATGTTTTTCTTCTCCATATTTGCTATTGCATCCCCTTCTTTGA
- the LOC140919919 gene encoding putative L-ascorbate peroxidase 6 isoform X1 has protein sequence MFIAALRFGSATLVPPSALKSWLHRLRFAQPLHRLGFSRNSAESITGCSTFARFAKLLPLRDLVIFGDMPSMIGLPSDHALVEDDECLRWIKNYADNENMFFEGFRNAYFKLVKSGVRGNSL, from the exons ATGTTCATTGCAGCATTAAGATTTGGCAGTGCAACACTTGTTCCACCTTCAGCACTTAAAAGCTGGCTG CATCGGTTACGGTTCGCTCAACCTCTGCATCGATTAGGGTTTTCTCGCAACTCTGCAGAATCGATTACGGGTTGCTCAACCTTTGCGAGATTTGCAAAACTTCTACCTCTTCGTGACTTGGTGATTTTCG GTGATATGCCAAGTATGATTGGTCTTCCTTCAGATCATGCACTTGTTGAGGATGATGAATGCTTAAg ATGGATTAAAAATTACGCAGACAATGAGAATATGTTCTTTGAAGGTTTTAGAAATGCGTATTTCAAGCTAGTGAAATCTGGTGTGAGAGGGAATAGCTTATAA
- the LOC101502556 gene encoding aspartic proteinase 36-like: protein MSDESTWPYYNLNLESIAVNGQLLPINPVVFAPSKSGDRGTAIDSGTTLAYLVQEAFDPLVNAITTAVSQFSSPSISEGNLCYLVSTSIDIFPSVSFNFAGGATIELKPAQYLVHYILMDAAKWCIGFQKVESGFSILGDLVLKDRIVVYDLANRCIGWTNYNCSMPVNVSVTLSKDKNFNPRTR, encoded by the exons ATGTCTGATGAATCAACCTG GCCTTACTACAACTTGAATCTTGAGAGCATTGCTGTCAACGGGCAACTTCTCCCAATCAATCCAGTAGTATTTGCACCATCAAAATCTGGCGACCGAGGAACTGCTATTGACAGTGGTACAACATTGGCATATCTTGTTCAAGAAGCCTTCGATCCTCTTGTCAATGCA ATAACTACTGCTGTGTCACAATTTAGCAGTCCCTCTATATCAGAAGGAAACCTGTGTTATCTGGTCTCAACCAg CATAGATATTTTTCCTTCAGTTAGTTTTAACTTTGCGGGTGGGGCAACCATTGAGTTGAAACCAGCACAATACCTTGTGCACTATATTTTAATG GACGCTGCAAAATGGTGCATAGGTTTTCAGAAGGTGGAAAGTGGATTCTCAATATTAGGAG ATCTTGTCCTAAAAGATAGAATAGTTGTCTATGACTTGGCTAATCGGTGCATTGGATGGACTAACTATAATT GTTCCATGCCTGTCAATGTCTCTGTAACTCTGAGCAAGGACAAGAACTTCAATCCAAGAACTAGATGA
- the LOC140919919 gene encoding putative L-ascorbate peroxidase 6 isoform X3, which yields MFIAALRFGSATLVPPSALKSWLHRLRFAQPLHRLGFSRNSAESITGCSTFARFAKLLPLRDLVIFGDMPSMIGLPSDHALVEDDECLRKK from the exons ATGTTCATTGCAGCATTAAGATTTGGCAGTGCAACACTTGTTCCACCTTCAGCACTTAAAAGCTGGCTG CATCGGTTACGGTTCGCTCAACCTCTGCATCGATTAGGGTTTTCTCGCAACTCTGCAGAATCGATTACGGGTTGCTCAACCTTTGCGAGATTTGCAAAACTTCTACCTCTTCGTGACTTGGTGATTTTCG GTGATATGCCAAGTATGATTGGTCTTCCTTCAGATCATGCACTTGTTGAGGATGATGAATGCTTAAg GAAAAAATGA
- the LOC101502869 gene encoding aspartic proteinase 36-like, translating into MQFYISTLLLLACYMANVIVPTVCTHYLPLKRIFPLNPRVDMDTLRARDKARYSRMLHGSVDVINFTLQGDPNSIGFYTTTVKLGSPPKELTVVVDTGSSAMWVNCKTCSNCHSNALGFKLNFFDTTASSTAVLVQCSDIRCPLRFPGAEAHCSTNQCSYSYGYQDGSKTSGVYVSDEMYFDTILKQSSPVTVNSSETIVFGCSTKQSGAVTETGVTLDGVIGFGPGVISVFSQLSSKRITPKVFSHCLKGDSNGGGILVFGAILESNIVYSPMVPSQIHYSLNLHSIYVNGKQLQINPNVFATSNEQGTIVDSGTTLAYIVQEAYNPLVHAITTAVSRFATPFISQKETRAIQSQPALIIFLQLV; encoded by the exons ATGCAGTTCTACATTTCGACGCTGTTGTTGTTGGCATGCTACATGGCCAACGTTATTGTACCGACGGTGTGCACCCATTACCTTCCTTTAAAACGGATCTTTCCACTTAACCCCCGTGTTGATATGGACACGCTTAGAGCTCGCGATAAAGCTCGCTATTCAAGAATGTTGCATGGTTCAGTAGATGTCATCAACTTCACACTCCAAGGCGATCCAAACTCCATTGG GTTTTATACTACAACAGTGAAGTTGGGATCACCACCAAAGGAATTAACTGTTGTGGTTGATACCGGAAGTAGTGCTATGTGGGTTAATTGCAAAACTTGCAGTAATTGCCACTCTAATGCACTTGGG tttaaactcaatttctttGACACAACTGCTTCATCTACGGCTGTGTTGGTTCAATGCTCGGACATCCGATGCCCCCTCAGATTTCCAGGTGCAGAGGCTCATTGCTCTACTAATCAGTGCAGCTACTCCTATGGGTATCAAGATGGGAGTAAAACCTCAGGTGTTTATGTCTCTGATGAAATGTATTTTGACACCATCCTCAAGCAGTCTTCTCCTGTCACTGTTAACTCTTCAGAAACTATTGTTTTTGG GTGTAGCACCAAACAATCTGGAGCTGTGACTGAGACAGGGGTAACGCTTGATGGAGTCATTGGATTTGGCCCTGGTGTTATATCCGTTTTTTCACAATTGTCGTCAAAAAGAATAACACCCAAAGTTTTCTCTCATTGCTTGAAAGGAGATAGTAATGGAGGAGGCATTCTAGTTTTTGGTGCAATTTTAGAGTCAAATATTGTTTATAGTCCAATGGTCCCATCCCA GATTCATTACTCCTTAAATCTTCACAGCATTTATGTCAATGGTAAACAACTCCAAATTAATCCAAATGTATTTGCAACCTCTAACGAGCAAGGAACTATAGTCGATAGTGGTACAACATTGGCATATATTGTTCAAGAAGCTTATAATCCTCTCGTTCATGCC ATCACTACTGCTGTATCACGATTTGCCACTCCCTTTATTTCACAGAAGGAAACCCGTGCTATACAGTCTCAACCCG CATTGATAATTTTCCTTCAGTTAGTTTAA